The Coregonus clupeaformis isolate EN_2021a chromosome 37, ASM2061545v1, whole genome shotgun sequence sequence ctattgtagctggaaacggctgattttttatggaatatctacataggcgtacagaggcccattatcagcaaccatcagtcctttgttccaatggcacgttgtgtttgctaatccaagtttatcattttaaaaggctaattgatcattagaaaaccattttgcaattatgttagcacagctgaaaactgttgtgctgattaaagaagcaatagaactggccttcttgagactagttgagtatctggagcatcagcaattgtgggtttgattacaggctcaaaatggccagaaacaaataactttcttctgaaactcgtcagtctattcttgttctgagaaatgaaggctattccatgcgataaattgccaagaaactgaagatctcgtacaacattgtgtactactcccttcacagaacagcgcaaactggctctagccagaatagaaagaggagtgggaggccccggtgcacaactgagcaagaggacaaataaaaatgattttctttcgaaaacaaggacatttctaagtgaccccaaacttttgaacggtagtgtacatcacACCATGTTTAATGTGAATGTCTGCGTGTTCACCATAGCATGTACTTACACATTATTATGTCACATGTGCGCTGTGTTTCATAGCATGTGACCCCTGAGCAGATGGTTTATGTTCATtcatatctgtgtgtctgtgtgcgtaaaGTGTGATGAAGTGTACACACTGTCACTCCTCACACCTTCTCTTACTGCCTTGATATAGAACAGGGAACATTATAGAAAGCTACGATAttaatgtgtttgtgtgcgtgcatgtgtgacaCAGCGGGAGAGGGCCGCAGCGAGCTGGACGAGCTGCAGGAGGAGGTGGCCAGGCGAGCGAGGGAGCAGGAGTtacagaggaggaaggagaaggagaaggaggccgCCATGGGCTTCAACCCCAGACCCAGCAAGTTCATGGACCTAGACGAACTACAGAACCAGGGTAAGGCCCCAGACACAGCCCCCAGGCCCAACCTAGAGAACAATGACTTATATTAGTTGTTCTGTTGGGAGGCAGCCCTGCCCcaccatgtgtttgtgtgtgtgtgtgtgtctctttatgtagcaGGTGTCTCAGTGCTCCATGTTTAAAGCAGCCTGAGTGGGCTGCCTAATGGGATTGCTGTTTTCCAACAGAAAAGAGCATtgttcccccacacacacaataggAAGTTTCCTCATTCAGAGGGTTAGAATGTGTGGCCGGCCAATGGCCCAGTCACTGTGTGAAAGGGAGGGAAAAAAACATGTTTGACTGTTTGCTGCATTTGTAGTGGAGAGAAATTGGATGAACTAGTGAGGCTTGTAGCAGTATTGAGTGAGTTAGGTAAGTAGTGCTAGCCAGCTGCGATTCTGAAGTGAAGAAAAGTCTGAGTTAACTCAACTCCACAGTGTGCCTTCTTTGTTTTAAATAGCTTTGTTGGTGTGTTTAAAGAGCTTTGCTTTTGGTATGCGTGTTCCTTAGGCAAAGGGGACTGCTTTGAGCGGTGTGTGTCGGACGCTGAGCTGCTGCTAGACCAGTCTCTGCGGCTGGAGCAGGCTGGCGAGTTGTCTGCCGCTCTGTCTGTGGTTAACGAAGCTGTGTGTAAGTAGCCTTAACCTGCCTCCCTGTGCCTGCTGCCAGCCCAGCCGCCCCACTATAACACTGTATCACCACCTACCTGTCTGTGTCCGtttgtctgtctatgtgtgtctctgtTGGTGTTTCTCCTGTAGTCCTTACCAATATTGTGCATAAGACAGTCACGCTAACTGCTAGCCATGATGCTAGCCATGCTGGCCATGATAAATACTTTATTGAGTTATTATGTACTTGCTACAACTgtgatgtggttgtctcacccagttatcttaagatgaatgccctAATTGTAAGTcactgtggataagagcgtctactaaatgactaaaatgtaaataaatatatacatttttaatAATGTGAACGTGAATGCTACAAGAAGGGTAATTTTGACCTTTGGTGTGAACTTGAGGGTCCTATTGGACAAATATCTACTTCCAGGCCACAGAGTCACTTGGTTTGAACCAGTCATATGACTAGTCTATACCTGAAAGGTTAAGTTGTGCCACGGTATTGGCAGAACAATTGCCGCAATGCGTGTGCAACACAGTGCTCTATCGTCTCCTAGCGATAGTTTGTTACAAAACTCTAACTTTTTAGTGCCCACAACTGTAGCTCTTGTTTTATCCAAATCTTATGACATTTATGCTTTCTGTTCAGTCATACCCACAATAAGAGGCCTGAACCTAAAATAAAAGCCCATAAACATAAGCAGGAGCAGTCTTGAATGAGTAATGACAAGGGGAAGGGACAATTTGGTCTGTCGAAACACACGTTTGGGAATGCTGATAAGGTCAGCAGCCCTCTGTCTACCAACCGTCTCTGTCTGATGATAATGAAACGAGGCGAGTTGCATGGGTGTTTACCCATCACCGTGGTTACTAGCCTGCCCGCCTGGCAGTGCAGAGAGGGACAGGTcaggggtggaggggggtgggGAACCCAGCGCTATGACAACCATGTCAACATGGAAGTGAGTCTGTTAGTatggtgtgtgtctctctgtctgtgtttgtccaCATTTCCTAGTATATCTGTGTATTGATGTGACTTTCTCAGTATCACTGTCTCTGTCGTGAGCGTCTTGGACATTGAATGTGTGTTTGATACTCCTGACTCGTCCACAGAAGAATGCTCACACACACCCaactctttctcacacacactgtTTCCCTTGTCAGACACCCCAGTAAACCCTCGTCCCACAAACCCCATTTCTTCTTTAAGATCTACAGCAAGTCAAGTCGAGTACTACAAACATCTGAACTAAAGATATTTCACCAGCTAACCAAGACAGAGTTAGAAAAATTGCTGCTATATTTCTCAATTCAGCTGCCATGATACAGTATGAGTCAAAATACCAAGGAACAGCCTTTAGTTTCTTCTCAGCCTTCTTAGATATTGCGCCTAGGGAAGGGCTCAGTTTAAAACCATCAATTTACGTTTTTTGGCTTAACATAATTCACTTTGATTAATTTAACGTTATTGTATATGATTTAACCATTGCGCCGTATGAACAGAATCTTTTGTTAAGAGTCACTGTTGATCTTAATTTTATTTTAatgtacaacacacacaacatCCATGTTACTCACCAAGCGTGGTGCCTGTTTGTGtcctcccccaccccaccccaaaccccacccctcccctccaaaccccacccctcccctccaaaCCCCACCCCCATTAAGTCTAATCCTATGATTTAGTTTTGTGCCAAGTGTTTTTGCATGCATCCCCATAACTCAGCTCTTTATTTTCTgcatttttctttctttttttcttttctgcTTTCCTTCCTTTTTTCGCCCTGTAGCTAAACTCGGGCTTCCCATGCATGAGGGCGGTGCTAACACTCATAGCAGGACAGTGGCTGAGGCCCGGCTGCAAAAGTGCATGAGGAGAGCGAGGGGCCTGCAGCAGCGCATGCAACAACAGCAGGAAGACAGAACCCAGCAACAGGATCAGGAGCAGACAGAGGAGCAGGATcagccctgtccctgtccccaggGGCCCCCCAGGTACCAgcactgtctcctgtctgtgtcCTGTGACTCCCGTCCCCCAGCTGACCTGCCCTGTTCAGCCCACACCCCTGGCTGAGCTCCTCATGTGGCTCTGGAAGGAGTGGAACAAGGGATCACACAGTCCTGGTTTATTCTTTAACATGCAAAATGCTTTGCATGTAGTATAGGAAAAATACCATTGATTTGTACGTAGAAGTTGTGTTCAACGTGCATACAAAAAGTGAGAAATGCTGTTTCATTTCATTTAACCTAGGTTCTTTAAAGTAGGCCTATATATTTGGAGTTTTAACAGTTTGCTGATGTTATCCTACATCCACCCATTAATCCAACATATTTTTTCCAAACACACAATTTTACCCTTATGTTTAAAGATGTACTAATATTTGCTAATGCCACCTCGTATTCAGTGAAAATGTAGCTAGTGCTGCTGTGTTTTGTGGAGGaagggttgtgtgtgtgggtgtttactGTTTAGTCTTGTGGGGGTTGCTGTGAGGCCAGGACCCAGGGGATCGGTTCTGAGCCATCCCCTGGGCTAGCCTGTACCAGGCCTAAAGAGTCCATCTGTTACAGGAACATGACACACACACCAGTTTTAGACCTAGAACACAAGCTCTGTTTCAGAGCTCAGACATGTGAGAGATGCCTGGCCATGATTCACTAACCAGCCCATAATATGagcctctttcctcctccttcctAGTGAACAGCCTGTCCCGATCAAAATACTGTTGATGGACGCCCAGGAGGACCAACCACAAGCAGTCCTGGAAGCCACCAGAAGCACGCCTTCTCCTCTCCATGTTAAGCCCCTCCCCTCCAGTACAAACTCACTCCTTGAGCCCTCGAGCCACCCCCCTGTCTCTATGCCCCCAAGCAATCACACAGGGTCACCCACAGGGGGGTATGTGGCGAAGGCAAGGGGGAGCTGGGAAGGACTGGATATGTCAGGTGTGCTGGAGAACTCCTGCCCTCGTGTGAGACCCCTCCACAAGCACGCTGCCTTCTCCCTGCCTGCCCTGTGTGTGGACGGCTGGGACGAGAGCTATACTGAGGGAGGCCATGACCAGCCCCCAGCTCTTCCCAACCACCAGCCAGCTGCATCCCCGCACTGGAACAGTATCACCCCAGCCCAGACTCTGCCCACCCCACACCCCCACTCCAGGACACCCTCCCCAGTCAGCCACACCTCAGAGGAAAGGGGCCACGCCAACATGGAGGATGCCTACCCCAGACGGCCTTCCCTGGGACCCTCTCAGCCCCCTCCTACCCATCAGAACCACAGCTCCACTGTCCTGATCTCCTCCAACACCTCCAGGCTcggccctcctcctccccctcccacccGGAACTGGTCCGGCTGGAGCCTGGGTCGGCCGGATGCTATCGACTCCCCCTTCTACACCCCTCCCACAGATTCCCACTGTCCTCCACCCGCCCCCATCCGACCAGGGCGTACCCCATCCCCAGCGTCTGGGGACTACCGGTCAGGTGCCGCCATGCCAGTGGATCACTGGGCAGAGAACGTGACCCGCTTCTACAACTCCCAGCCTGCCCCTGTGGTGGGGTCGCCCTGCGAGGAGCTGTCGGAGCTGGACTCTCTGTACCAGGCGAGCCTGCAGGCCCCCAGCCTGCCCCGGGGCCCACGCGGAGTCAGCCCCCAGCCCACTACGAACAAGCAACGTAAGGATACTCACCGACCAGTGACCACTGTTAAAAAAAAGAGAGAAGATGAATGAGAAAAATGAATTGGGTGAAAGTTGTCCACCACTaatactgtgtctctgtgttgtatCTGCAGCTGCTAGGAAGCTGTTGTCTGGGCTGGCTGCACCTGGCCGCTCCAAGACTCCCACAGCCGAGTTAGAGAGACATGCCTACAGAACGCCAGGCTACACCAGCAGCCCCAGCAGCCCCACACAACACCCCAAGGTCGGCATCCACagggtgtgtgtacgtgtgtgtgcatatatatgtgtgtgtgtttgttggctGGTTGTGAGGTTCAAAGCTGTGTGTAGTGATTTGGTGCAGATATGTGAAGGCTGTATCTGAGTGACGTGTGTGGGTGGAATGGCATGTGTTTGTGTCAGCCCCTGTGTCTATACATGTATGtatttgtgcgtgcgtgtgtgtgtgtaggagggtttTTGACACGATGTGTCTGTTGTTTCCCTGTAGCCTGGGTCATGTGAGCGACCACTGGGAGATGACGAGAACTACAGTGCTGAGAACCTCCGCCGCATCGCCCGCAGTCTGAGTGGCACAGTCATAGGGGGACGACCAGAACACCTCGCCCCCTCCCGCAGCtttgtgagtcacacacacacacacacactagtgctaAGCGATTCTTTTTTTtgattaaacaactaattgacagagggcggttcaattacttgaagtcgctctggataacagcgtctgctaaatgactaaaatgtaatgtatataAATACCATTTAGTTAGTTTTTTTGTGAGCTGAACGCgccgtttctctagagagaaatcatATCAAACACGAGAGACATCAAATCAAGAACAAACTGTGGGATGCTGTAGGGAGATGTAGTTTTCAATAGGCAAATAttcataataataaataatatgccatttagcagacgcttttatccaaagcgacttacagtcatgcgtgcataattttttttggtgtatgggtggtcccggggatcgaacccactaccttggcgttacaagcgccgtgctctaccccCCTCCTCGGGGCCCTATCTGGGACGCTCAGGTAACCATCAGCCCCCTCCACCTCCAGTcatcagaccacagcaccatcctGGCCCTATCAGAAGTCCTAGTTCAGTGCAGAAAACGTTGTatttaactacaatgaccagaaTCCATTGCGCTTGTCTTCCCGGCCCCACACAGAGGAACGTACACAACATAGCGACGAGAGGGATAGACACAGTTTGTGACTCGAGGTAGCTCTACCAGATTGGTAGTTGTAGCAGTCTTGAAACCTTATCTATgctgaagaactactaaaatagtgatttcgccagacagctctgcagcatggGCAGCTTTGGCAATCCAACGATCACGGGCTACCCTTTTCGAGCCAACTAGCTAAATAGTATGACTCGTTGGGGAGCAGatagataacgttagatggtggtctggctgtctggctgctactgcctgacaGCCAAACAACCATCTAATATaatcacaactgaaatatttaatTTAAGTAATGTTCTTagtaagtgataagcagtaatgggcagtcactaccatcatgggacttttattaattgtttttattCTATGTTGTTAGAGACAGTGGAATGTTTTCATTGTTTAGCTTTGGAATTTAAATTAAAAATCTCTAAAATAATTTCAAGGTcatatttcataatgcatttaatgtaaaaataataaaaaataaaaaatgttttaaccGAATTCGAAAAACTTGATGATTTTTTACAAACCGAACCCACTTCAAAAAACACTAATCCCTcagcactacacacacacacacacacacacacacacacacacacacactgtgcatatgtcatacacacaaacacagagcctTACACGCAATCCTCAGTTCCTGACTGGGGAAGGCCACAGCTGTCACTCCCACTCAGTGCTGTCTGTGTTACCTTTGGTGAGCACATCATTACATCATCATGTACCTCATCATCATCACACCTCCCTCCCAGTGGATGTGATTGTTTCATACTGTCATACTACCATCTGGTGTTCACATAATGTATCTGCAGTGCTGTGCTGTGATGGAGCCCCTAGTGGTGTGATCTTCACTCAGCAAAATGCCGGAGGCGGAATCTATAAATGATTAATAAATAATTTAGTTCATCCATTAAGCTTTTAACCTTGTGTTCAGCTTACATTCTTTGGCTGAAGAACAAAGGCCAGCACTAGACATGGCACTGTTGCATTATATGAATAGATGGTGAGGTTTGTGCTGCCATTGAAGTGCTGACTGTTGTTTTCGTTTTGTTTTCGTTTGTGGGTCAGCCGTCCCTTGTCAACCTGTTTTTAACTCATCTGtcttcctctcatcctcctctcctctcctttctaccTCTCAACTGCTGGGTggaaatctctctctttctctctctcaaactgAACCTCGTTCTTTCTCTTTAATAAAAAAAAAGGAGACCCCAGTTACCAGGATGCCAAAGCATGCGGACCCCCGAGTCACCGCACGTCACCCTAGCACGTCCTCCctgcacctccctccctcctccacccaccTCTCTCCACCCGAGCACCAACACCAatacatccacaacaaccacctCTACAACCCCCCAGCAATGTCCCAGCACCCCCCTCAGCAGGCAGCGCGGCCCCCCTCCTCGGGGCCCTATCTGGGACGCTCAGGTAACCATCAGCCCCCTCCACCTCCAGTcatcagaccacagcaccatcctGGCCCTATCAGAAGTAGATCACATTACACTCTCGCTTTGTCTGTTATCCCTTTCATTGTCTCTATATGTCTGGCCACACTACAGGGTTTAGGCGATTCCATACCAGCGGTAGCAGAAAATATTTTCGGTATCCCAGATTGTTCAgtcaattctcacatagaaacttcattgggaggaaggatgtttgacatgctttttacatgTGTATCACAAACCATTTTTAAGACTTAatgatctgtgaaccgtacatgatacagacaacatatTGGTGTCATTATgctccttatagtgtgctctaacatatggagtatgtctagattctgaaatatGCATTTCCacattaatttattcaacattaaaaatattaataTGAATATCTCAAAACTACCCTTTTGGAAAGAAAGTGTGACAGGGGACAGGAACAAATTGACAGAACTCTTTGATTGTATAGTGTGTTTTCCACTGTGCCTGTACTGAAATAGCTagtgctctgctgtgttctaataATGATCTGCCCCACAGGAGATCACCAGAAGGGAGACCAGTTTCTGGCTGTGTTTGACCGGGGTGAAGCTTTCTCCCGTGAAAACTACCAGAGTGTTGCACTGAGCTACGGCACGCTGCCGCGGGCACCTCGCAGGGTACCTCCTTCTGGgtcatcctctctcccccagcccagGGAAGGACGCAGCCCCGGCCCTGGCCCTGGGTACTACAGCCGCCCAGACACGGGCTACGCCACCCTCTCCCACCCCCGCCGTTCTGCCCCCCCTAGTGGCACCATTAACGGCTACAGGCAGCCCCCTCAACCAAGCAGGATCAACGGAACCCTACCCATCCGCCTACCTCCCCAACACCACCCAGCTCACCACCGGCTGTCCAGCGAGACCTCCACCCAGCCCCTCCGCCTGGACGTACCCCCGGATGTTGACTGGAGGACTCCCAACTACAGGATGGTACCACCATCCATGCCCATGCGGGACGCCCACCCCCTCCATCAGCCCACCCAGAAGCCTGACCAACCCCGAATGAGGGCAACATCCCGCGGCCCCGGTAGTGCCCCACTTTGTTCCCTGTGCCAACAGCTGCCCACCGAGCCCTCCTGCCACTACTGCCAGTCCTGTGGGGCCTACATGGCCCGCTTCCGGCATGCCAGCTGATCCAGCTCACCGTCACCCTAGAAACAGACCCAGTTTACTCCCAACACacaccccctctttctctctctgtcttctttctGTCTCTGTTCCCTGTTGAGCTATAGAAGTCAGACTCTAGTCCTGAGTGTTAAGGAGACTAACAGCGATCTTGGGGCACGTTGTTCTAGCCCTTTCGCTTTCCATTAATTACTGTCTATAGTAAAACCCCACCCCAACCCTCTTTAACCAGACAGGCCAACCACTATCTGGTCCTTAACCTGGTCTATTGCTATAGAGTTTATGTTTAGCCTCGTCTAAGGTTATTTAAAGATGATGTGATCCAGAGTGATGCCAACAACATTGGAAGGTCACAGAGTCCAGGCTGGGTAGAAGTGGGGTTGTGAAAGCCCCACTTGCACTGAGTGTCCACTGAGGTGGATGGCGAGAGGCATTGTGCTTCTTGGAGTTTAGTACACCCCTCACTCCCCCATTGACACATCAGCACCAACACAGCTGGAGTTCATGGGTTCCACTGATGTTCCCAGGGGTCACAATAATACCCATGCTTTGAGGAAGCCTGTTACAGACGAAGAATGAAGATGGAAGTTGAGTTAACGTGTTCAGTCATTAATACTCTTAACAGGTGTGAGACAGTGAAATGGATGCATCATAAGGCTGCTTCCTCACACCAACCCTTCCCTGTCTGGATTGGAAGAGAcaacaccctctcctctcctcattgtATTACTGACATTAAAACAGTACCCTCTGAGCTTTCAGATGTATTTACTTACTGTActactgtatttatactttttAGGGAGCCCTGGGTAAGTAGTGTATAGATTGTCAAACTAATCTATCGGTCTAACCTGTATATACTCTGCCATAGACCTGCTGTACTTTGCATTCTTTCAACTAGCTAGCACTGTCTGGTGATTAGAGCCCTCTTGTAGAATGGGCCTGTGTATCTCTCAGAGAGACAGGGCTAAAGACCCTAGACGTTTCTCTTTAGGCTTTCCACAGCCCTGCAGCCATGCATGGTTGTTCAGCAGATCTACGACTGAGGGAATCGCTCAACTTAGTGTACGTTATAAAGTGTATATGAGATTTCCTTAGTGCAGTGAATTTACCTAACTGCGTTAACACAAGTTTAGTGCACTTCAGAAGTGTTAAGATAGTTTTATCTGTTGCTGTTTtatttctattgacatttctccCATTGTTACGGGAGGTGCTCAATGTTATTAGCCTATTTCTGTACTTTAAAGACTTGTGATATTTAGAGGATGGTGATCTGGAGTGCTAAGGAAGTACAGAGGTTTACACTCATAGAGAGAATGTAATGACAGTGTACACATCTGTATTTTAGGATACTTTACAGAGAACATAGATGGGAACTGACTATCAAGCTGTCAATTCAATGGCTTTTAACAAATCGTACTTGATGTATCTTGACCGTTAGAGCATTTACATTTTTTCTTGATCTTTTATCTTTGTGATGCGCTAGCATTGGGGATGGCTAATTAGTTCCTAATTGAAATCTCAACCCAGATATTACTAAGACGTTGATTTATACAGTAGCTCTGGAATACAACAAACGCAAACTTTGCCTCGTTTTTGAGGCAGATTTTAGATCTGATGATGTAAACTTATGGATCATTAGAGCCTCAATTACAGTGAAGTCGGTTTTTTTGACTTGGGAGGAAAAGCAAGCTACAGCCTTATAAAATACACTTACGTTATCTACAATCTGAAATGAAGGAAATTACTAAATTATGTTTTGTTGCTTTCTACGATATTGCTGatttgttttggaatatttgtacaCTTATTTTTCTACACTGTAGATATGACTGAGGGCATATGAAGAGAATGTAGCTTAAGGAAGAAAGGTTGAGTGTCTTAAGATAAAACAATTGCTAAAATCATATGGTTAATAAAGAATTTAGGATGCACAACTGCAGTGCAATTCACCGGGTGTGAGTGGTGTTGTCCTTCTTTAGGGAAAACAGTCTCTGAAACTGAAATGTAACTGGATTGTTGCAGATGTTAAACACTTAACCAAAGAGTGCCACTTTAGTGAGAGTCATTTTGATGAAAAGGAATTAATAATCCTTAGTTTGTGTACATTATGCAACACTGCCCCCTCGGGGATTGCCAGTAGAAGAGCAGGTGACAGGTGTCCATTTTCTTTTTTTAACATGCTAATATACAGATAGTGCGACAGCTGAACAGTGAACATTTGTGTACAGATAATGATAGCCTTCGAACTTAAATGTTAAGAGGATGTGTTTTCTTGGTAATATAAAGGAAGGTTTCCATTTTGGACTTAGTCTGTAAATGCTGTGCTAGCATATGGAACTTGTATTTTTGCAATAAAGTTGTTATAAAGTGCTCCAAACAGGAGCAGAGTATGAAGATGGTCTGTTTCTGTGTGACTATGCTATACTATGCTATATTGTAGGCTacaactagggcccagagtttttccaggTCAGATCACGTGGTCAGGAAAAGCTCCTGGCCCTAAGATGCTCTATAGCCCCCATACTCAACTGACGGACCGCGGTCTGGATGGGGACCCAGAACGGGGTCAATACGGACTGTATTGGAACTTAGTCGGGCTTCGACCCcatatcatataaacacacataagacaagCGAAAaattgtagaattgcaggaaattagctttaaaacagcaaaacaAAAATACCTACCCCATGAACAATGTGTAGAATTgcgggaaattagctttaaaaccgcACAACAAGAAGGGTGTGAAGAGTTTGGGGTTGCCAGGTGAGGCTTTATTATTACGACGATAAATGGCAATATCCATCCGGAAAtttgtgtgaccggaccttctcaaatagtacttgagtaaCCGTGCTCTATAGGTTAGTCACTCACTGACCTTAGTCAGTGTTAAGATATATGACGCTTCTAATTGTGGCCAGTAAGGCTGAGAATGACTGTACAACAACATCCTGCTCCCTCTTGTAAAAACCCCTAAAGCACCCCAACTTGAGAATTTGGAAAAAGGTCAAAAGAACAGCTAACTTAGTGCTAGCTGACGTTTACCTCAAATTGACAGTGTGTGAATTCCAGTGTTTGCACATGAGAATGcctttgtgtgtgtatctgcgtcagagagagcgagatacTTTGAATCTCCATGTGCAGCGCTGTCTCAGCCAGCCCTCAGACTGCAGGGCCTTGAATGAAGCACACAGTACAGGGAATGACATGAATATAATATACCCCGGGAggtgcagagggagggaggactaTGAAAATAGAACTTAATGCTGTTTATATCCTTCCACTGAAGCTAACCCTGTAGGGTGAGGACAGCTTATACTATACACTGCAGTCTAAAGTAAGGTAACCTTTACAGCTGGGGTGGGTGTTTCCACTTCCTTGGGTTTGCTGGatttgcaggcttttgttccagctcaGCTCTAAACCTGATTTAACGAATCAGCCAATCATGGGCTGTGCTCAGAAGGATGAAATGTTcagaacattgcagatagaaatgagGTGACATGTTCTCCAAAGGGTAATCGACACAGCATATTTCTAACTAAATGCTTTGTAACCTTGCGTCCTCCATCCATCTTGAAGAAGCTCATGGTCTTGAATGTAGATCAAAGTTATGTGGAACAGGCATGTTAGATCTGAGCTGGAACAAATATCTGCATAGTGCACACAGCTGGTTGGACTGCCCTTCTCTGCTCTAGTGGGTAATATACAGTGATTTTCCTGTTTCGGCTAGTTGAGATGATCTCTTTTTAGACACCCTGATGAGATATTCTGTTGTGCTAATTCTGTTAGAGACCCATAGAGTGTGTCCAGTATATTACCTCTGCTAAGAGGCAAAACCATAGAGGacctgcactcttagaaaaaaaactacaactgttcttcggctgtcccctttgaagaaccctt is a genomic window containing:
- the LOC121553315 gene encoding inactive ubiquitin carboxyl-terminal hydrolase 54 isoform X3; amino-acid sequence: MSWKRNYFASGSGGLQGIFTPRTMTSIAPSKGLSNEPGQNSCFLNSALQVLWHLDIFRRSFRQLTTHKCMEDSCIFCALKSIFAQFQFSSEKVLPSDALRSALAKTFQDEQRFQLGIMDDAAECFENILMRIHFHISDETKEDICTAKHCIPHQKFAMTLFEQCVCSSCGASSDPLPFIQMVHYISTTSLCNQAVRMLECRDKPTPDMFGELLRNASTVGDLRNCPSNCGEKLRIRRVLMNSPEIITIGLVWDSDHSDLAEDVIHSLGTCLRLGDLFYRVTDDKAKQTELYLVGMVCYYGKHYSTFFFQTKIRKWMYFDDAHVKEIGPKWKDVVSRCIKGHYQPLLLLYADPRGTPVSVQDLPSRLDLHHFNKAYYDSEDSGREPSISSDTRTDSSTDSYSYKHSHSHHESMASHFSSDSQGTIICNPDNDAASHSSLETPGETLKEQQAPRTATKSSSSSRLRDFKETMSNIIHSRPLSASSSGSGALGGLRVEPGATTKSRDWEADSTSSESKSSSSGGRYRPAWRPRREVLNIDSIFSREKRKQAGYSPLGATLPEDSGAPAEGPTGSLTGKGQEPFGNMASSWTLPTPRGHNMEQQPPRLIQRMESGYESSERNSNSPVSLDMPLGEGPNSANAHRDTGLKKPSSSSSGPSWRTVPKSKSSSALLQDVKASCRGNSHISLAGEGRSELDELQEEVARRAREQELQRRKEKEKEAAMGFNPRPSKFMDLDELQNQGKGDCFERCVSDAELLLDQSLRLEQAGELSAALSVVNEAVSKLGLPMHEGGANTHSRTVAEARLQKCMRRARGLQQRMQQQQEDRTQQQDQEQTEEQDQPCPCPQGPPSEQPVPIKILLMDAQEDQPQAVLEATRSTPSPLHVKPLPSSTNSLLEPSSHPPVSMPPSNHTGSPTGGYVAKARGSWEGLDMSGVLENSCPRVRPLHKHAAFSLPALCVDGWDESYTEGGHDQPPALPNHQPAASPHWNSITPAQTLPTPHPHSRTPSPVSHTSEERGHANMEDAYPRRPSLGPSQPPPTHQNHSSTVLISSNTSRLGPPPPPPTRNWSGWSLGRPDAIDSPFYTPPTDSHCPPPAPIRPGRTPSPASGDYRSGAAMPVDHWAENVTRFYNSQPAPVVGSPCEELSELDSLYQASLQAPSLPRGPRGVSPQPTTNKQPARKLLSGLAAPGRSKTPTAELERHAYRTPGYTSSPSSPTQHPKVGIHRPGSCERPLGDDENYSAENLRRIARSLSGTVIGGRPEHLAPSRSFETPVTRMPKHADPRVTARHPSTSSLHLPPSSTHLSPPEHQHQYIHNNHLYNPPAMSQHPPQQAARPPSSGPYLGRSGDHQKGDQFLAVFDRGEAFSRENYQSVALSYGTLPRAPRRVPPSGSSSLPQPREGRSPGPGPGYYSRPDTGYATLSHPRRSAPPSGTINGYRQPPQPSRINGTLPIRLPPQHHPAHHRLSSETSTQPLRLDVPPDVDWRTPNYRMVPPSMPMRDAHPLHQPTQKPDQPRMRATSRGPGSAPLCSLCQQLPTEPSCHYCQSCGAYMARFRHAS